The segment TTACCAACTCGGACACGCCTGAGCAACGGGTTATGACTTACGTCTAGTGACGTAAGCTTAGCCTCACTGATGTAGAGCATCTTGAGGAGGGGCAGGGCGCTTAGATCTATGGTCTGAATGTTCGTTCCATTCAGTCGTAAGTCTTCGATCTTAGCATTATGAGAGAGGTCTATCTGCTGTAACTGTGTCCAGTTGAGACTGAGTACTCTGAGCAGCGGATTGTTAGATAGATCTATCTCCGTAAGAGGCATATTGGCAAGGTAAGCGGTCTCTAGCAGTGGTGCGTGTGTGAGATCTAGCTTTTCTAGCGAGCAGTCTGTAGTAACTATATGCTTTAGAGCTGGTAGCATGGAGACATCAAGACTCTTGAGGTAACCATTCTTGTGGCAGTACACCTCTTCGAGTATGGTGCAGTGAGACAGGTCTAGTGATGAGATGAGATTATCACTGCAGTCAAGCATGGTGAGATCCCCCTTGACCTTGACCTCAGAGCCTGAGAGTTCACATACGTAGACGGGACCATTGCCGTAGTTGTCTGTACGCACGATGGTGGCGCCCTCTAGCTCTACGTGTGTATTCGTCTCTTTGGTCGTCCACATTAGCTTGACTTGGTCCCCAGCGATCAGGTTTGTCTTGAGGGTTATATAGTTTGATGAGACGACAGGGACATAATCGTTTCCGTAGTATGGCTCCATCTTTTGGGGACTACCCTTGTAGTCATACATCTCCCAATTCTTTTCCTTAGCAATAGCTACGTGACTCATCGAGCAACTGTTACCTTCTAGGGCACTCTCTGTATCGATGACTATCATGCGCGCAGGTTTGCTGTCCGATATGAGTGGGAGAGACTCTACAAGGAGCTTCATATTGTCCGAATTTATCTCATTGCTGTAGCATGCTATAAGCGTCAGAGCTGGACAGTCGGCGATGTTGAGTTGAGCAAGGCCATTTCCATTCACGAGCAAGGTCTTGAGCTTGTTGAGTCCTGCGAGGTTCAGGTCGTAAAGGCGATTGTCTCCGACGTCTAGGATCTCTAGCTCTTTAGAGGCAGAGAGATCAAGCGCCTCGACATTGTTTCCCTCGATACGTAGCTCTCGTAGGTAAGGCAGTCGGGTCACATCAATCTGAGCTAGATCAGAGTGTGAGCAGTCTATAGCTCGTATGTTGCCCCCAGAGAGCTTGATGGTGTAGTCTTTGAGCTGGTAGATATAGTTCTTTACCCCATCTTGCTGCTCGATACGGAGGAAGTAAGCGCCCTCGACAGCTGGATCGGTATCACACTCTATCTCTATGGAGACCTCCGTGCCGATGTTTCTCTCGAAGGAGAGCGTAACCTCCTCTCCCTCTGAGGCGAGGAGTGCCTGAGGTATACAGATCCCTAGTAGGGCATATACGATAGCTAGTAGTTCTTTTCTCATATCTATAGATGTTTAATGCATGTTGTACGTCTGATTACTCGCCTCTTGAAAGAGCGACTACGCGACTATGTCCCATGGCTGAGAGTACGATCTGTGGCGGGTAGTCTGTGATGTCTATCGAAGTGACCTCCTCTCGGACAGTAGTCCTATAGAGTAGGGCTCCCATCGGAGAGAATATGAAGAGCTCCTCGCCTATGGGCATATGGCGTATCTGAAGCTCTCGTCCCACTTGTGCCACCACCCAGCTCTGTTGTAGGGGGTGCTCTATGGGATTAGGATTGGGGACTCCCTTGTATCTCTTGGCCTTCGTGGGACTTCCATTGAAGTCTAGGACGAGCCAATTTTTTGTCTCTCCCTGCGCTACATCTCTCTGATAGGCGCTATTACCCTCGGTCTCTATCGAGCTATCGCAAAAGAGTAGTCGCCCACGACTTCCATCGGGTCTACTGGGTAGGCTTGCGAAGAGACTAGAGGCATGAAGCGTATCGATCTTATTATCATAGCAAGCGAGTTGCTGTAGGTTAGGATAAGTTCCTAAGGGGATGCTTTGTAGCTTATTGTGCGAAGCTTCGAGCCTTAAGAGAGGAGCCTCTTGGGGCAGGGTCAATCGCGTTAGAGCATTGCGACTGCAGTCTAGATCCTCTAGATGTGGAAGTGCAGAGAGATCTAACTCTGTCAGGTTGTTTTCAGAGCAGGAGAGAGACTTCAGTCGCTTATTGCTCGCTAACGAGAGCTCTGTCAGTTGTAGCTTATCCATATTCAGCGTTTCCAATTTCTCACACTGAGATAGGTCTACCTCCCTAAGCGCACTATAACCAGCGTATAGCCGTCGCAAGTTTGTCAGTGAGCGCGCATCGATCGTTGCGATACCACACCCTACAATCTGAAGCGTCTCTATCTTTTTGTTTGCAGTGAGATCTAGAGCTTGTAGCTGTGGGTTCTTTACCAATAACAGCTCCGTCAGCGAGGGCGCTTGAGAGCAGTCTAGCATGGTCACGCCACAGTCGCCAAGGTCCAGCTTTGCGACACTACCGGCTATGGTTATCAGTTCTTTATCTACCCGATAGACCTCGTAGGGCGTATCTCCAGGTGCGTCTAGATAGAGTAGCGTCGCCCCAGATACGGAGCAATCCTCTCCCGCCACGGGAGTAATCTCCACGAGGAGCATCTCCCCGACAGCTCGGTTCGTCTTAAAGGTGACTCCCCTTCCCGAAGCAATCTGTGGCGTGTAGTCCCAGCCTTTGTAGTATATCAGCTGCTCCTCATCATTGACGATGGCTAGTGGCGTAAAGCCCTTGTCTTTGAGCTGGCTTACGATATCTGCCGAAAAGCGATTACCATCTCCTACCGCCTCCCGGCTGTCGAAGACGATCGCTCTCCTAAATAGGTTCTCGTCATCGCTCGTCGCCAATGCACTAACAAGCGATGCGACCTTAGCCTCCGACAACTTATTATTGGCCACACTTAGGAGGAGCAGGGGCAGGTCGGCACTTAATTGTATCTCTACCAGCTTGTTGTTGCGACAGTCTAGCTGCTTCAGGAGCTTTAAGCCCGTAAGATCTAACCGCTCTAGAGCATTGTCCTTACAGATCAGCGAAGATATCAGTGACTCCGTGGAGAAGGTCAACTGCGTTAGCTCAGCCTGAGAGCAGTCCAAAGAGAGGATGTCTCCATAGAGCAGGATCGTGCCACTCCCCCCTAGTCGTAACTTAAGGTGAGCCTCTCCTGAGAAGTACTTCTCTTCCGAAAGGATCTCAGCTCCCTCAATGCGATAAGGTTCGTCACTTCTTATCGTGATAGAGATCTCACTGCTTTGCGGCTTTGCCGAGGATAGCGTGATCAAGCGATCCGACACTTGAGGCACATAGTCGAAGCCCCTATATGGCTTCATACTAAACGGGCTTCCGTTATAATCAAAGACCTCCCAACCTTTCTCCTTAGCCGTTTCGACAGCTTGCTTAGAATACTTATTTCCCTCTTGCTGTGTATTATCGACTGCTACGAGCGTCCCTGCTTGGTCCCGTTGTGGCAAGTGACTAGGTAGTGCTTCGCACACCGACTGAGCAAGTTGGTTACCATGTATATCCAAGTAGCTAAGCTGTGGGCAGCTCCCGATAGATAGCTCCTCCAGCCGATTGTTGTAAAGAGCCAGTCGTTGTAGGTGTGGTAATGCTGGGATCTCCACGGTGGTCAGCTCATTGTATGAGAGATCTACAAAGTCTAATGCACTGCTTGAGCCTAGATCTATGGAGGTCAACTTATTTTTGTACGCAAAGAGTGTCTGCAGCCTCGCAGCCTGCGATAAGTCTAGCTGTGTAATCTCTTGGTCACTACAGTCAAGCTCCAATATTGCTCCCTTGAGCTTAACCTCCTGTGAGAGAAGCGTGTAATACGAAAACGTAATCCCCTGCATCTGCTCACCGCGCACGAAGCGCAGTCCCTCTGTCACCACCTCCCCATCGGCATTGATCTCTAGTCTGATCTCACTATTCACAGGAAGAGCAGTCACAAAGGAGATCTCCTCCTGAGCTGCCAGCTCCTTCGCTCCCAGACAACAAAATAAAAGTGACAGAATCAATCCACTCCAATATGATACTCTACTCTTCATATCCTTTCGATCTGCTTACTGAATAGACGTACTGCGACTCCTCGGTTGGGGTCTGCGCAAATTGGCTCAGTGGCAGCAAGCCAATGAGCAGAAGAGGGGATAGAATTCGTTTCATACCTTTAGGATAGGCGTCAATAGATCTAGGTAGGCTTGTAAGCCCTAATAGTTTTCGACTGCTAATATAGATATTTCATCTCAATTATGCTACACGTGCATCTAGATGCCACAAGTCGTCAGCAGGGATGCATGTCTCTAACTTCTAATCTCCGACTTCTAATCTCCGACCTCTAATCTCCGACCCGATAGCCCCGTGGAAAATTTCAAATCCCTACGTGGCTATTTTTTATTCTCCACGGAGGTAAGAAAAAATTCTTCGGACTTATCGTTTGATTCCTCCGAAGTTTCATTTCACGCCTACGTGAAGAATTTTCATTTTCCACGTGGAGATTTTGAAATTTCCACGGGGCTATCGGGTCAGAGGCGCTCGAAGACAGGGTGTCAGCCCGAGATCTCTTTCAGTAGCTTTCAATATGCGTGAGCCCCATGCGAGGCTTCGGTCGTATGCTATCTCTTGATTTTGTATTACCTTTGCGGTACGAGGGTGCGTTGCCCTATGGGGTGACTTCCCCTACCCTCCGTTGTCAAGTATCACCTTAGATAGTAATCACAAGTATATGAAAAGTTTCAATCCCGTAGGTAGTCTGGTAGTCCTCGTTGGGGCTCTCGTACTCATCATCCCCGCTCTGCTCGACAAGGGAGGAAATGTGTACAATCTCATCGGATGTATCGTGATGATTGCTGGATTTTTCCTCCACATCTTCCTCAATAAGCGGATCACAACTATCAAGAAGTAACTTCTCTTCAAGTGCCTGACTTGGCACGGACTCCTGACCTAGCATACAGTCCCAAGGCTATCGTTGAGGGCTTGCCTTGCTCATACGTAAGACAAGTCTCTCTCGTTCGTATATAAGGTCAGCCTTAGTCATCCACCCCGCTCGGTCTATGTACTACAACAAAGCGATCTTGATAGGCTTCGTAGGCGCAGACCCCAACGTACACTATTCGCGTCGGGGGAGCTGCCAGGCTACACTACGCCTAGCGACCTCTGTATCAGGCTACACGAAGCGTGATGGCACGCAGATACCTGATCGCACAGAGTGGCACACGGTGGTGACCTTCGGCACGCTGGCACAGTTTGTCGAGCGCTGGGTGCGCAAGGGGTCTCACCTTCTCGTGGAGGGTGAGATACGCTACAATAATTATACGGATCGCCAGGGACAGGCGCAGGCGCGTACGGAGATCTGGGCGGACAAGGTCACCTTTGTGGATCGTCCCAAGCAGAGCGGTAGTCAGGAGAGTGCCTCTGCTCGTCCCGCTACCGAGCGACCTGCATCGAAGCTTGACCCGAGTGGAGCAAGCGCCCGTGGTCAGCAACAGCATAAGTCACAACAGTAGCAGCAATGGGTGATGCCTTCTTATTAAGCCTTTTCGGGGGAATTGTGTACAGCAATCCAATCGTTTGGATAGATGCTATACCGCTCCTGATCATCCTCTTCTTACTGCTTTGCTCCGCCTTTATGTCGAGCAATGAGGTGGCATTCTTTTCGCTCACCCCGCAAGAGGTGCAGCAGATCAAAGAGCAGGAGCACCCGAACGACCCACGACTACTCCAGCTCCTATCACACTCGGAGCAGCTACTAGCTACCATTCTGATCGGCAATAACGCGGTCAACGTGGCGATCACGATCCTCTGTGCGTGGTTCGTGGGGGAGCATTGGGACTTCTCGGCAAATCGTGCTGCCGGCTTCATCATTCAGACGGTACTCATCACCTTCCTCCTCTTACTCTTTGGCGAGATCATCCCTAAGATCTACGCTCAGCGCCACCCACTCTCCTTCATACGTATGACGGCTCCTGCCGTATCAGGGCTTTACAAAGGGATCGCTTGGTGCTCCAAGGGCTTGATCAAAACCTCTAAGCTCCTCGGCTCTAATGCGAAAAAGGGGCACGAGCTCTCTGTCGACGATCTCTCGGAGGCTGTCGCGCTGACTACCGAGGGGGACAATAAGGAGACGGAGATGATCCATGAGATTGTCAAG is part of the Porphyromonas asaccharolytica DSM 20707 genome and harbors:
- a CDS encoding leucine-rich repeat domain-containing protein → MNSEIRLEINADGEVVTEGLRFVRGEQMQGITFSYYTLLSQEVKLKGAILELDCSDQEITQLDLSQAARLQTLFAYKNKLTSIDLGSSSALDFVDLSYNELTTVEIPALPHLQRLALYNNRLEELSIGSCPQLSYLDIHGNQLAQSVCEALPSHLPQRDQAGTLVAVDNTQQEGNKYSKQAVETAKEKGWEVFDYNGSPFSMKPYRGFDYVPQVSDRLITLSSAKPQSSEISITIRSDEPYRIEGAEILSEEKYFSGEAHLKLRLGGSGTILLYGDILSLDCSQAELTQLTFSTESLISSLICKDNALERLDLTGLKLLKQLDCRNNKLVEIQLSADLPLLLLSVANNKLSEAKVASLVSALATSDDENLFRRAIVFDSREAVGDGNRFSADIVSQLKDKGFTPLAIVNDEEQLIYYKGWDYTPQIASGRGVTFKTNRAVGEMLLVEITPVAGEDCSVSGATLLYLDAPGDTPYEVYRVDKELITIAGSVAKLDLGDCGVTMLDCSQAPSLTELLLVKNPQLQALDLTANKKIETLQIVGCGIATIDARSLTNLRRLYAGYSALREVDLSQCEKLETLNMDKLQLTELSLASNKRLKSLSCSENNLTELDLSALPHLEDLDCSRNALTRLTLPQEAPLLRLEASHNKLQSIPLGTYPNLQQLACYDNKIDTLHASSLFASLPSRPDGSRGRLLFCDSSIETEGNSAYQRDVAQGETKNWLVLDFNGSPTKAKRYKGVPNPNPIEHPLQQSWVVAQVGRELQIRHMPIGEELFIFSPMGALLYRTTVREEVTSIDITDYPPQIVLSAMGHSRVVALSRGE
- a CDS encoding single-stranded DNA-binding protein, which produces MYYNKAILIGFVGADPNVHYSRRGSCQATLRLATSVSGYTKRDGTQIPDRTEWHTVVTFGTLAQFVERWVRKGSHLLVEGEIRYNNYTDRQGQAQARTEIWADKVTFVDRPKQSGSQESASARPATERPASKLDPSGASARGQQQHKSQQ